The following coding sequences lie in one Miscanthus floridulus cultivar M001 chromosome 9, ASM1932011v1, whole genome shotgun sequence genomic window:
- the LOC136483168 gene encoding protein STIG1-like, with translation MAKLTVTVIVLLTFLATAAAGTVSDAGATTTIPAGRQQAARRSRFLLANSAVYNSPPLTPSYGACSKKSAAVCFAPGSPGTTCCGGQCVDTAASADHCGRCNKLCKHDRSTCCGGRCVDLLSDEDNCGTCGNRCNKKCSNGFCDYAL, from the coding sequence ATGGCGAAACTCACCGTCACGGTCATCGTCCTGCTCACATTCCTCGCCACCGCAGCAGCTGGCACGGTCTCCGATGCTGGCGCAACCACGACCATCCCGGCAGGTCGCCAACAAGCTGCCAGGAGGAGCCGGTTCCTGCTTGCCAATAGCGCGGTCTACAACTCGCCGCCGCTGACACCATCGTACGGCGCTTGCTCCAAGAAGTCGGCCGCCGTGTGCTTCGCTCCGGGAAGCCCGGGCACGACGTGCTGCGGCGGGCAGTGCGTGGACACGGCAGCCAGCGCCGACCACTGCGGCCGCTGCAACAAGCTCTGCAAGCACGATCGTAGCACGTGCTGCGGCGGCCGCTGCGTCGATCTGCTGTCGGACGAGGACAACTGTGGCACATGCGGGAACCGCTGCAACAAGAAGTGCAGCAACGGCTTCTGTGACTACGCCCTGTAA
- the LOC136480744 gene encoding E3 ubiquitin-protein ligase Os04g0590900-like, which translates to MTRQGTWCCSSSPSSSPSTFAAISATNSAAARSRSRPPAGKAPRSRPQQQQRPAVAAAPPAVDVELAQEPVLECTFRTADGWEQTLCSVCQSEMADGEKVRVLTACTHSFHTTCVEQWLREHATCPLCRAPTSATAAKGRQHRPTT; encoded by the coding sequence ATGACACGACAGGGAACGTGGTGTTGCTCGTCTTCTCCTTCCTCTTCACCCTCTACGTTTGCTGCTATATCCGCCACAAATTCTGCCGCggcgaggagcaggagcaggccaCCAGCAGGGAAAGCGCCGCGGAGtcgcccgcagcagcagcagcggccggccgtggcggcggcgccgccggcagtgGACGTAGAGCTGGCGCAGGAGCCCGTGCTGGAGTGCACGTTCCGGACGGCCGACGGGTGGGAGCAGACGTTGTGCTCCGTGTGCCAGTCGGAGATGGCTGACGGCGAAAAAGTGAGGGTGCTGACGGCGTGCACGCACAGCTTCCACACCACCTGCGTCGAGCAGTGGCTGCGCGAGCACGCCACCTGCCCGCTCTGCCGCGCCCCCACCAGTGCCACAGCGGCGAAAGGTCGCCAGCACCGGCCGACGACATAA
- the LOC136480743 gene encoding E3 ubiquitin-protein ligase Os04g0590900-like, protein MDSNTTAGGGIPLLWLDPATAWALQHLVMLALVVCVVVVVVVVLLMAFVINYFRGPKEGLEEPAGCFPGGNDGGGRAPQQQPPAVAAEVAIEVAREDDAVPVVIICKTDGGGGRQEPTCGVCLAELAGGGALRALSPCRHCFHSACVREWVRLHATCPLCQAPVAAGAGATV, encoded by the coding sequence ATGGATAGCAACACGACAGCCGGTGGCGGCATCCCACTCCTATGGCTGGACCCCGCCACCGCGTGGGCTCTCCAGCACCTGGTCATGTTGGCCCTTGTCGTCTGCGTAGTcgtagtcgtcgtcgtcgtcctgttGATGGCCTTCGTAATCAACTACTTCCGCGggcccaaggaggggctggagGAACCTGCTGGCTGCTTTCCCGGCGgcaacgacggcggcggcagggcaccgcagcagcagccgccggcaGTGGCGGCCGAAGTGGCAATAGAGGTGGCGAGGGAGGACGATGCGGTGCCCGTGGTGATCATATGCAagaccgacggcggcggcgggcggcaggAACCCACGTGCGGTGTGTGTCTGGCagagctcgccggcggcggcgccctcaGGGCGCTGTCGCCGTGCAGGCACTGCTTCCACTCCGCCTGCGTTCGCGAGTGGGTCCGCCTCCACGCCACCTGCCCGCTCTGCCAAGCTCCggtcgccgccggcgccggcgccacgGTCTGA